Proteins encoded by one window of Syntrophorhabdus sp.:
- a CDS encoding DEAD/DEAH box helicase family protein: MTDFEVPEPILNSPYEEPREHWHIVEGELPEKRTGRRPAGYYYRDPRADQGTTEDDVRGVFRDLPQINLIRERVKQWQDQGYPGVTRTTIDLLTYWQRDGRETRLFFAQLEAAKTIIFLKEARQDFLQGVTIPMEDLTGNQIENGYSAFTRYACKMATGSGKTMVMGMLIAWSILNKINSRNDTRFSDVILVVCPNITIKSRLQELDPNRDDASIYRVRDLVPPHLMPTLRQGKVLITNWHYFEPKSITVAGDSARVVKAGVPVRVKETITIGQKTTTARGKRYITLEDYQVQRDAGLLSVIKEEKDRQGNLTKIFVESMKYIESEKALVNRVLGREIGNKESILVINDEAHHAYRISQVEPDDEDAQQTLIEDDGEEDEDFTREATIWIEGLDKINKYKKINFCIDLSATPYYLNSTGQKANQIFEWVVSDFGLTDAIESGLVKIPQLVVRDTTGAEIPSYFNVWQWILPRLTPAERGGRRANPRPEAILKWAHTPIVMLAGLWKDLSVEWKEQRGDPRSPVFVIVCKNTNISKVIYEWLAENRCPTGIPPARIPELLNTDTELNTIRVDSKVVSDTDSDAAKSDESHWMRYTLDTVGKLDWPRDKQERPIYPEGFEELAKKLNRPLNPPGRDVKCIISVSMLTEGWDCNTVTHIIGLRPFMSQLLCEQVVGRALRRSAYDADEDGKLSEEIAKVFGVPFEIIPFKKTEGPTPKPKKRHFIHAIPQKAQYELKFPRVIGYRQSVHNRITVDWNAIAPVKLDPMNIPPEVEIKASMLLNSGRPSLSGPGKLERIDLNPLRQGRRLQELTFEIARDLTQEYTSYSDNQVPAHVLFPQILQIVQRFLSEKVRVIPPANILDAFCSPYYGWIIERLREAIEPDTSLGEEPERPRVERNREMGSTADIEFWSSRPVHEVVHSHVNYAVMDTKRWEQSAAYILDTHPGVEAFVKNAGLGFGIPYAHNGQSHDFIPDFIARLRTDPPINLILETKGFDTLAETKQQAAERWIKAVNAEGKYGRWVFKMSRNLDGIRKYIDDLVDQNSSNIRNENDDQ, encoded by the coding sequence ATGACGGACTTCGAAGTTCCCGAACCAATCCTGAACTCTCCATACGAGGAGCCAAGGGAACATTGGCATATCGTTGAGGGTGAACTTCCGGAGAAACGAACCGGGCGGAGACCAGCGGGTTACTACTACCGTGATCCACGTGCTGATCAAGGGACGACGGAAGATGATGTCCGAGGGGTTTTCAGAGATCTCCCACAGATAAATCTTATCCGTGAGCGAGTGAAACAGTGGCAGGATCAGGGATATCCAGGAGTCACCCGTACAACAATTGATCTTCTGACCTACTGGCAGCGCGATGGCCGCGAAACCCGACTCTTCTTCGCCCAGCTTGAGGCAGCAAAAACCATCATTTTTCTCAAAGAGGCCCGGCAGGATTTTCTGCAGGGAGTAACCATTCCCATGGAAGACCTGACCGGTAACCAGATAGAGAATGGATACTCGGCATTTACAAGGTACGCTTGCAAGATGGCAACGGGATCTGGCAAGACAATGGTTATGGGAATGCTGATCGCCTGGAGCATTCTCAACAAAATTAACTCTCGCAACGACACCCGCTTTTCTGATGTCATTCTCGTTGTCTGCCCAAACATCACCATAAAAAGCCGACTTCAGGAACTCGACCCAAATAGAGACGATGCAAGCATCTACCGGGTTCGCGACCTCGTTCCGCCGCATCTGATGCCGACACTCCGTCAAGGGAAAGTCCTCATCACAAATTGGCATTATTTTGAACCGAAATCAATCACTGTTGCAGGCGATTCAGCACGGGTTGTTAAAGCCGGGGTGCCGGTTCGTGTCAAAGAAACTATAACTATCGGCCAAAAAACGACGACTGCACGGGGCAAGCGCTATATTACCCTCGAGGACTACCAGGTTCAGCGAGACGCCGGGCTCCTTTCCGTAATCAAAGAAGAAAAAGATCGGCAGGGAAACCTGACGAAGATCTTTGTTGAATCAATGAAGTACATCGAGAGTGAAAAAGCCCTTGTAAACCGCGTTCTCGGTCGGGAGATTGGAAACAAAGAGAGTATTCTTGTCATCAACGATGAAGCGCATCACGCGTACAGGATTTCGCAAGTCGAACCTGATGATGAGGACGCCCAGCAGACACTCATTGAAGATGATGGAGAGGAGGATGAGGATTTCACCAGGGAGGCGACGATCTGGATCGAGGGGCTGGATAAAATTAACAAATATAAAAAGATTAACTTCTGCATTGACCTATCAGCGACCCCCTACTACCTCAACAGCACCGGTCAGAAGGCTAACCAGATCTTTGAATGGGTCGTCAGCGATTTCGGGCTGACTGATGCGATCGAGTCCGGCCTTGTAAAAATCCCTCAGTTAGTCGTGAGAGACACAACCGGTGCGGAGATACCAAGTTACTTCAATGTCTGGCAGTGGATCTTGCCCAGGCTGACTCCAGCAGAACGTGGTGGGAGAAGGGCCAATCCCAGACCTGAAGCCATACTCAAATGGGCACATACTCCAATAGTTATGCTCGCCGGGCTCTGGAAAGATCTCAGTGTAGAATGGAAAGAGCAGAGAGGTGACCCGAGATCCCCGGTGTTTGTAATCGTCTGCAAAAACACTAATATATCGAAGGTGATCTATGAGTGGCTCGCAGAGAACCGCTGCCCTACTGGTATTCCTCCAGCACGTATCCCTGAACTCCTGAATACTGATACTGAACTAAATACAATAAGAGTAGATTCAAAGGTAGTTTCTGATACAGACTCCGATGCAGCAAAAAGTGATGAATCACACTGGATGAGATACACCCTTGATACCGTCGGAAAACTCGACTGGCCCCGGGACAAGCAGGAGCGACCAATTTATCCAGAAGGATTCGAGGAGCTCGCCAAGAAACTAAACCGCCCCCTGAACCCCCCCGGACGGGATGTAAAATGCATCATCAGCGTAAGCATGCTCACAGAGGGCTGGGACTGTAATACGGTCACCCACATCATCGGCCTCCGACCATTTATGTCTCAGCTTCTTTGTGAACAGGTCGTAGGCAGGGCACTTCGGCGGTCTGCCTATGATGCTGATGAAGATGGCAAGTTATCCGAAGAAATTGCCAAGGTATTTGGTGTGCCCTTTGAGATAATCCCGTTCAAAAAGACGGAAGGACCTACACCGAAACCGAAAAAAAGGCATTTCATACATGCCATTCCTCAGAAAGCACAATATGAGTTAAAATTCCCTAGGGTTATAGGGTACCGCCAGTCTGTACACAATCGGATAACAGTCGATTGGAATGCTATCGCACCGGTGAAACTTGATCCTATGAACATCCCCCCTGAGGTGGAGATAAAAGCATCGATGCTCCTCAACAGTGGCCGCCCCTCTCTATCAGGTCCAGGAAAACTGGAAAGAATCGATTTGAACCCGCTACGGCAAGGACGCAGACTGCAGGAATTAACCTTTGAAATTGCCAGGGACTTGACGCAAGAATATACATCCTACTCTGATAACCAGGTGCCCGCTCATGTACTATTCCCGCAAATATTGCAGATCGTACAGCGTTTCCTGTCAGAAAAAGTAAGGGTTATACCACCGGCAAACATTCTGGATGCATTTTGTTCTCCCTATTATGGCTGGATCATTGAACGGTTGCGTGAAGCCATCGAACCTGATACCTCCTTGGGTGAAGAACCAGAAAGACCAAGAGTTGAAAGGAACCGTGAAATGGGTTCCACAGCAGACATCGAGTTTTGGTCGTCTCGACCGGTTCACGAGGTTGTCCACTCTCATGTAAATTACGCTGTCATGGATACCAAGCGCTGGGAGCAATCAGCCGCTTACATTCTGGATACGCATCCGGGAGTTGAGGCATTTGTAAAAAATGCTGGTCTGGGATTTGGAATACCCTATGCGCACAATGGACAATCTCATGATTTTATTCCAGACTTTATCGCCAGATTAAGAACAGATCCCCCGATTAATCTCATTCTTGAGACAAAGGGATTTGATACTCTTGCTGAAACCAAACAGCAAGCCGCAGAAAGATGGATTAAAGCCGTTAATGCTGAAGGAAAGTATGGCAGATGGGTATTTAAAATGTCGAGAAATCTTGATGGGATTCGGAAGTACATCGATGACCTCGTTGATCAGAACTCATCAAACATACGCAATGAAAATGATGATCAGTGA
- a CDS encoding N-6 DNA methylase → MAPGKSEEERFAAKALQELRREDVSPGTAARCCLSLLAVVKTKDWSRVKRASGEADSLAVADALQRASDAAGVPLDYESFAGLNPDNVRKLVSIFDRIAKWEMQLIQAIAEAFAIRAIEGYQTPGPVAELMAEIARPPAGATLFDPAARGGLVLLWSALRAGEESVHVRGWSYYDDAAGPEAWKVAALVLRASGVPDIQIDPAPPVDEYHTTPAPPADVVVSDLTEVPARDPRREWAPKVQGLLSNLAGSKTLVILVPNNHLAKAADLKKFLADSGALAAMIRLPASQFPRVLHDVDLLALRGDRASGLDREILFVDLAAYFAADRSRSLDAGVSREVGEIYEAFLSGSEDWKGESIARFARAVPLADIRRDDAAGPELEVTFYVPLVVEPIDLRAELERLRKVEKERRAVETDLERRIEDVLGVIRT, encoded by the coding sequence ATGGCTCCGGGAAAGTCCGAGGAGGAGAGGTTCGCCGCAAAGGCTCTACAGGAACTGCGGAGAGAGGATGTCTCCCCCGGGACGGCAGCCCGGTGCTGCCTCTCACTCCTCGCCGTCGTGAAGACGAAAGACTGGAGCCGGGTGAAGCGTGCGTCCGGGGAGGCGGATTCCCTCGCGGTCGCGGATGCGCTGCAGCGTGCCTCCGATGCGGCCGGCGTGCCGCTCGATTACGAGTCGTTCGCCGGACTGAACCCCGATAACGTCCGGAAACTCGTATCGATCTTCGACAGGATTGCAAAGTGGGAGATGCAGTTGATCCAGGCGATAGCAGAGGCGTTTGCCATCCGGGCGATCGAGGGTTACCAGACACCGGGCCCGGTCGCGGAGCTCATGGCAGAGATTGCCCGCCCTCCAGCCGGGGCGACGCTCTTCGATCCCGCAGCCCGGGGGGGCCTGGTCCTGCTCTGGAGCGCACTCCGCGCCGGGGAGGAATCGGTGCATGTTCGCGGTTGGTCATACTACGATGACGCTGCCGGCCCGGAGGCCTGGAAGGTTGCTGCACTGGTCCTGCGCGCATCCGGGGTCCCTGATATCCAGATCGATCCGGCCCCCCCGGTGGACGAGTACCACACGACGCCGGCTCCCCCGGCGGACGTGGTCGTCAGCGACCTCACTGAAGTGCCGGCGAGAGATCCACGCAGAGAGTGGGCCCCAAAAGTGCAGGGGCTCCTCTCGAACCTCGCCGGGAGCAAGACTCTTGTGATACTGGTACCGAACAACCACCTGGCGAAGGCCGCGGACCTCAAGAAGTTCCTCGCGGACTCCGGGGCTCTTGCAGCGATGATACGCCTGCCGGCCAGCCAGTTCCCAAGAGTTCTCCACGACGTCGATCTCCTCGCCCTCCGTGGAGACAGGGCTTCCGGTCTGGACAGAGAGATCCTGTTCGTCGACCTGGCGGCGTACTTTGCGGCCGACAGATCGAGGAGCCTCGATGCCGGGGTTTCGCGAGAGGTGGGCGAGATCTATGAAGCGTTCCTGAGCGGGAGCGAGGACTGGAAGGGAGAGAGTATCGCCCGGTTTGCCCGTGCGGTCCCCCTTGCAGATATCCGGCGGGACGACGCGGCCGGCCCCGAACTCGAGGTCACCTTCTATGTCCCGCTGGTGGTCGAGCCGATCGACCTGAGAGCCGAACTCGAACGGCTCAGGAAGGTCGAGAAGGAGCGCCGGGCGGTCGAAACGGACCTGGAGCGAAGGATCGAGGACGTGCTGGGCGTGATCCGGACCTGA
- a CDS encoding site-specific DNA-methyltransferase, with protein MTISLYLRGDTVPRGKKKAATAPTTESYQHTEAGAVIRPEVGVQAQFKKKKSPQTYDYDSSLSPQMCWDDINSARDVGEWLITMIDKAACLPPPHRFSQPEVFKDNNGKVLISIQNLDDALEYLKKISQPFLNWSGKREHISFDVPTLPLFIHERLSTKAILETLKRKEKTQQSTLDALFGDPRHPITDQVLKAYEYSDDWTNRLILGDSLVVMNSLLQYEGMGGQVQMIYMDPPYGIKFGSNFQPFVRPKNREVPHNSDEDFTREPEMVKAYRDTWELGLHSYLTYLRDRILLSKYLLSESGSIFVQISNENLHQVRDVMDEVFGSENFICIIVMKKTSAPTDKYIPNISDFIIWYAKDKQKTKYHSLFLEKVPGEEGTSQYVWAELPDGTERRLTRSEFLDHSLLPRDSRIFATSDATSSHEYSLGKEPFEFRGIQYSPGKRYWTTSPEGMGKIAQKNRFIVSGKTLFYKRYWDDFLYYPLPNVWTDTSSSFSEKNYVVQTIPKPIQRCLLMTTDPGDLVLDPTCGGGTTAYVAEQWGRRWITIDVSRVPLALTRQRLLTATYPYYLLKNPEIGPAGGFVYERKQNRKGKEIGGIIPHIRLKDIANDLKPKEEVLIDKPEIDGNIIRVTGPFTLEATIPTPVEIKEEDETSERTQEYSSFIDRMIEVLRRSPVLHLDGNRTVELTNIRPPAKALSLSAEALVKNGDEKPVALVFGPENSSVSERLVFESAREARIKGYSHLYVVGVNAQPNARLLIEQCKNVAGIPATYVAITPDIMMDDLLKHMRSSQIFSVCGLPDIKITAVKDGKKNSQRFEVELLGMDTFDPITMETQHMAGDDVPAWFLDTDYNSRCFRVCQAFFPRTGAWTNLSKSLGSTYDDSVWEHLAGATSAPFYAGENNQIAVKVIDDRGNELMVIKPLKGSRK; from the coding sequence ATGACTATTTCTCTTTATCTGAGAGGCGATACCGTGCCAAGAGGGAAAAAGAAAGCAGCAACCGCACCAACTACCGAAAGTTACCAGCACACGGAAGCCGGAGCCGTTATCCGGCCTGAAGTCGGTGTACAGGCTCAGTTCAAGAAAAAGAAATCTCCACAGACATATGACTACGATTCATCCCTTTCTCCACAGATGTGCTGGGATGATATTAATTCAGCACGCGACGTCGGTGAATGGCTCATCACAATGATTGATAAAGCTGCCTGCCTCCCACCGCCGCACCGTTTCTCTCAACCTGAAGTCTTCAAAGATAATAATGGAAAGGTCCTCATCAGTATCCAGAACCTTGATGATGCCCTAGAATACCTCAAAAAGATCAGCCAGCCCTTCCTGAACTGGTCCGGGAAAAGAGAGCATATCTCATTTGATGTCCCGACTCTTCCCCTCTTCATCCATGAACGTCTCTCGACAAAGGCCATTCTGGAAACGCTGAAGAGAAAGGAAAAGACGCAACAGAGCACCCTTGATGCGCTCTTTGGTGATCCAAGACATCCCATTACCGATCAGGTCCTCAAGGCGTATGAATATTCAGACGACTGGACAAATCGCCTCATTCTTGGAGATTCGTTAGTTGTAATGAATTCGCTCCTCCAGTACGAAGGCATGGGTGGGCAGGTCCAGATGATCTATATGGATCCGCCCTATGGTATCAAGTTTGGGTCGAATTTTCAACCATTTGTAAGGCCAAAAAACCGAGAAGTGCCCCATAATAGCGACGAAGATTTTACAAGAGAACCTGAGATGGTGAAAGCATATAGGGATACGTGGGAGCTTGGTCTACATTCTTACCTGACATACCTACGTGACAGAATTCTCCTTTCAAAATACTTACTCAGTGAAAGCGGCAGTATATTTGTTCAAATATCAAATGAAAACCTCCATCAAGTTCGAGATGTAATGGATGAAGTGTTTGGCAGCGAAAACTTCATTTGCATAATCGTTATGAAAAAAACAAGTGCCCCGACTGATAAGTATATTCCGAACATCTCTGATTTCATCATTTGGTACGCTAAGGATAAGCAAAAGACAAAGTATCATTCTCTATTCCTTGAGAAAGTGCCTGGAGAAGAAGGAACTTCGCAATATGTGTGGGCTGAACTTCCAGATGGAACCGAAAGGAGGCTGACCCGTTCAGAGTTTCTTGATCACTCTCTCCTCCCTCGTGATTCGAGGATTTTTGCTACAAGTGATGCCACCTCAAGTCATGAGTACAGCTTAGGGAAAGAACCCTTTGAGTTTAGGGGCATCCAGTATTCTCCCGGTAAACGATATTGGACAACCTCGCCTGAAGGGATGGGAAAAATAGCACAAAAGAATCGGTTCATTGTGTCAGGTAAAACCCTGTTCTACAAAAGATATTGGGACGATTTCCTATACTACCCACTACCGAATGTATGGACCGATACGAGTAGCAGTTTTAGTGAAAAAAATTACGTTGTTCAGACAATTCCCAAGCCCATCCAGAGGTGCCTATTAATGACCACAGACCCTGGGGATTTAGTACTTGATCCAACCTGTGGAGGGGGGACCACTGCATATGTGGCGGAGCAATGGGGCCGACGCTGGATTACAATTGATGTTAGTCGCGTCCCCCTCGCATTGACCCGGCAACGCCTTCTGACGGCAACATATCCGTATTACCTATTAAAAAATCCAGAAATTGGTCCTGCAGGAGGATTTGTTTACGAGAGAAAACAAAACCGAAAAGGGAAAGAGATTGGTGGAATTATTCCACACATTCGATTGAAAGATATCGCAAATGACCTGAAACCGAAAGAAGAGGTCCTCATAGATAAACCAGAGATTGATGGGAACATCATCCGGGTTACAGGCCCTTTCACTCTCGAGGCAACAATCCCGACACCTGTGGAGATTAAGGAGGAGGATGAAACATCCGAGAGAACACAGGAATACTCCTCGTTCATCGACCGAATGATCGAAGTGTTGCGCCGGTCTCCGGTACTACACCTCGATGGCAATCGTACCGTTGAACTGACAAATATCCGACCCCCGGCAAAGGCACTCTCGCTATCGGCGGAAGCGCTCGTCAAAAATGGCGATGAAAAACCGGTTGCCTTGGTGTTCGGGCCGGAAAATTCCTCGGTGAGTGAACGGCTTGTCTTTGAATCTGCCCGTGAAGCAAGAATAAAGGGGTATTCGCACCTCTATGTTGTTGGTGTCAACGCCCAGCCCAATGCCCGTCTGCTGATCGAACAGTGTAAAAACGTCGCCGGAATCCCTGCCACATATGTTGCGATCACCCCGGACATCATGATGGACGACCTGCTGAAACATATGCGGTCAAGCCAGATCTTCAGCGTTTGCGGCCTCCCGGATATCAAGATCACTGCAGTAAAAGATGGAAAGAAGAATTCGCAACGCTTTGAAGTTGAGCTCCTGGGGATGGACACCTTTGATCCCATCACAATGGAGACCCAACACATGGCTGGCGATGACGTTCCCGCCTGGTTCCTTGATACAGATTACAATAGTCGCTGCTTCCGGGTCTGTCAGGCGTTCTTCCCTCGCACAGGCGCCTGGACAAACCTGAGTAAATCGCTCGGCAGTACTTACGACGACTCGGTATGGGAGCACCTCGCTGGAGCGACCAGCGCCCCATTTTACGCCGGTGAAAACAACCAGATTGCTGTCAAGGTCATCGACGACCGCGGTAACGAGCTCATGGTGATAAAGCCTCTGAAGGGGAGCAGGAAATGA